ACCCGGACTGGGACGACTACCGGGCGGCGATGACGCGTCAGGGCAAGTCGCTGATCCGGGTCACCATCGACGCCTGGGGCCCGATCGCCACCGGAGGTTTCCCCGCCCGCCTAGCCGACTGACCACGGCTGGCCCGCACCCGGGTCAGTACGCGGCGGTGAACCGGGCGTTCTGGTGTCGCGGCTGCTCGATCTCGTCGATGATCGCCACCGCCAGGTCCTCGTAGGTGAGCACCGAGCGGCCCTGAGCGTCCGTGACCGGCTGGTCGGTGCCGGTGCGGTAGTGCCCGGTGCGCGTGCCCGGGTGGAACTCCAGCGGGGGTGGCGAGACGTACGTCCAGCTCACCCCGTCGGCGGCGGTGCGGTAGTAGTCCAACGCGTCCGCCTGGCCCAGCGCCGACTCCCGGTACTCGGCCGGGAAGTCCGGCTCGTCGAGGATGCGGGTGCCGCCCGGGGTGAGCAGGGTGGACCCGCCGCCCAGGTGGACGATCCGCGGTGCGGCCGGCATCCCGCGCAGCGTGTTCACCAGGTTCTCCGCCGCGTTCCGCCACAGCTCGCGCTCGCCGCCGCCGATCGCCACGACCAGCGCGTCGGCGTCCGGCGCCAGCTCCCGGACACTCCGCTCGCTGGTGGCGTCGCCGGTGACCGTCCGCACCCCGGCCGGCAGGTACGAGGTGGCTTCCGGGCGGCGGACGGCGGCGATCACCCGGTGCCCCCGGTCGACCGCCTCCGCAACGACCCGCGAACCGGCGGTGCCGCCCGCGCCAAACACGACGATGGTGCTCACCAACACAGGCTAGGGACTGTGCCGGCTGCCCGTCGGTGGAACGACGATCCGGTCAGTCGACCAGGGCGGCGTAGACGAGTTGGCGCAGCTGGGAGCGGAGCGGGTACGTGCTCGACGGCATCAGCTGGGTGAACAGCAGCGCGGTGATCTCCTCGGCCGGGTCCACCCAGAACGCGGTGCTCGCCACCCCACCCCAGTAGTACTCACCGACGTTGCTCGGCACCCGGCTCGGAATCGGGTCGTCGACCACCGCGAACCCGAGGCCGAAGCCGATCCCGTCCAGGGTCGTCTCGGCGAAGCCACCGGTGGACAGGGTGCCCAGGTCCTGACCACCGGGCAGGTGGTTGCGGGTCATGAACCGCACCGTGCGCGGCCCGAGCAGCCGAACCCCGTCCAGCTCGCCGCCGCGCAGCAGCAACTGGGTGAAGCGGTGGTAGTCGCGGGCGCTGGAGATCAGGCCGCCGCCGCCGGAGAGCAGAGCCGGCTTGCGGTGCGCGAGCGCGCCGAGGCCGTCGTGGCGGACCGCCCGGCCGCTGCGCGGATCCGGTACGTAGAGCGTGGCCAGCCGCTCGGCCTCGTCGCCGTCCATCCACCAGCGGGTGTCGGTCATGCCCAGCGGGCCGAAGATCCGGTCGGCGAAGAACGCGTCGAGGCTCTGCCCGGAGATCACCTCGACGAGCCGGCCGAGCACGTCGGTCGCGACGGAGTAGCCCCAGGCGGAGCCGGGTTGGAACAGCAGCGGCAGCTCGCCGAAGGCCGCACAGGCGCCGGCGAGGTCGACGTCCGCCGGCGGGTACAGGTCGTAGCCGGCGGCCCGGTAGAGCCCGTCGACCACCGAGGTCTGCATGAAGCCGTACGTCAGGCCGGCGGTGTGGGTGAGCAGGTGCCAGACCCGGATCGGCTCGACCGCCGGCACGGTGTACGGCTTGAG
The nucleotide sequence above comes from Micromonospora luteifusca. Encoded proteins:
- a CDS encoding serine hydrolase domain-containing protein translates to MSVARSKDPDEIGFDPARLARIDEHFGRYVDDGRLAGWQVVVTRRGEVAHSSTYGLADRESGAPVEADTLWRIYSMTKPVTSVAAMMLWEEGRFELTDEISRWLPEFADLRVYSKGSTLKPYTVPAVEPIRVWHLLTHTAGLTYGFMQTSVVDGLYRAAGYDLYPPADVDLAGACAAFGELPLLFQPGSAWGYSVATDVLGRLVEVISGQSLDAFFADRIFGPLGMTDTRWWMDGDEAERLATLYVPDPRSGRAVRHDGLGALAHRKPALLSGGGGLISSARDYHRFTQLLLRGGELDGVRLLGPRTVRFMTRNHLPGGQDLGTLSTGGFAETTLDGIGFGLGFAVVDDPIPSRVPSNVGEYYWGGVASTAFWVDPAEEITALLFTQLMPSSTYPLRSQLRQLVYAALVD
- a CDS encoding NAD(P)-dependent oxidoreductase, which encodes MSTIVVFGAGGTAGSRVVAEAVDRGHRVIAAVRRPEATSYLPAGVRTVTGDATSERSVRELAPDADALVVAIGGGERELWRNAAENLVNTLRGMPAAPRIVHLGGGSTLLTPGGTRILDEPDFPAEYRESALGQADALDYYRTAADGVSWTYVSPPPLEFHPGTRTGHYRTGTDQPVTDAQGRSVLTYEDLAVAIIDEIEQPRHQNARFTAAY